In Falsibacillus albus, a single window of DNA contains:
- a CDS encoding isochorismate synthase, with product MAVIHQSNIIEGLTSTISKAKQENMEILFSTTMEIQDADGPLAFFEYGNEKFNGERFLWKDSQNHAVLVGVGIEKSFSHERTDHNRFFEAETEWKRFIDRAVIENPFEVPGTGPLLFGGFSFDPMSEKETEWAAFADSLFYLPKFMLTISQGKSYLTVNVACDPNDDLGAVTEIENFQMGYMQFQQKRSIQSPIISDMEEINKEEWIAAVADVVRQLKQGDVDKVVLARKMKVHFDEPILTEMVLQNLWQQQPDSFIFALEALESCFIGASPERLIQKTNNTVFSTCLAGSIARGKETREDELLGKELLNDRKNLHEHQLVVKMIVEVLKKHCIDIQIPENPALLKLRDIQHLYTPVTGTVDGNLSITKLVEALHPTPALGGVPRQRAMHIIREKEQMDRGMYASPIGWMDYRDNGEFAVAIRSGLIKQDEAVLYAGCGVVADSDPQSEYIETKIKFRPMYRAIGGTEE from the coding sequence TTGGCTGTCATACACCAATCCAATATAATAGAAGGTTTGACTTCAACGATATCAAAAGCAAAGCAAGAGAATATGGAAATATTATTTAGCACAACGATGGAAATCCAGGATGCTGATGGCCCCCTTGCTTTTTTTGAATATGGTAATGAAAAATTCAATGGAGAAAGGTTTCTGTGGAAAGATTCACAAAATCATGCAGTTCTTGTAGGAGTAGGTATTGAAAAATCTTTCTCACATGAGAGAACTGATCATAATCGATTTTTTGAAGCTGAAACAGAGTGGAAGCGCTTTATCGATCGGGCTGTCATAGAAAATCCATTTGAAGTTCCCGGAACGGGTCCTCTGCTTTTTGGAGGTTTTTCTTTTGATCCCATGTCTGAAAAGGAAACTGAATGGGCAGCTTTTGCGGACAGTTTATTTTATTTGCCTAAATTCATGCTCACTATTTCTCAAGGTAAATCCTATTTAACTGTCAATGTTGCCTGCGATCCAAATGATGATCTTGGTGCCGTCACTGAAATAGAAAACTTTCAAATGGGATACATGCAATTCCAACAAAAAAGGTCCATACAATCACCTATCATTTCAGATATGGAAGAAATAAATAAAGAGGAATGGATTGCTGCTGTCGCAGATGTTGTAAGACAGCTGAAGCAAGGAGATGTAGATAAAGTAGTATTAGCAAGGAAAATGAAGGTTCATTTCGATGAGCCTATCCTGACGGAGATGGTTTTACAAAATCTTTGGCAGCAGCAGCCTGATAGTTTTATTTTTGCTTTGGAGGCATTGGAAAGCTGTTTTATCGGTGCTTCTCCAGAGAGGCTGATCCAAAAGACAAACAATACTGTTTTTTCAACATGTCTTGCAGGTTCAATAGCGAGGGGAAAAGAAACCCGAGAAGATGAACTGCTGGGCAAGGAGCTTCTAAATGATCGAAAAAACCTGCATGAACATCAGCTCGTCGTGAAGATGATCGTGGAGGTCCTAAAAAAACACTGCATCGATATCCAAATCCCTGAAAATCCTGCACTGTTAAAGCTAAGGGATATCCAGCATCTATACACACCTGTGACAGGTACAGTTGATGGAAACCTATCCATTACAAAATTAGTGGAGGCACTCCATCCAACCCCTGCCCTTGGTGGTGTGCCACGTCAAAGAGCAATGCATATTATTCGAGAAAAGGAACAAATGGATCGGGGGATGTATGCTTCTCCGATTGGATGGATGGATTACCGTGATAATGGGGAATTTGCTGTAGCCATCCGCTCAGGCCTGATCAAGCAGGATGAAGCAGTATTATACGCGGGGTGCGGAGTTGTCGCTGATTCAGATCCACAGAGTGAATATATCGAGACAAAAATAAAATTCAGGCCGATGTATCGTGCAATTGGAGGAACCGAAGAATGA
- the menD gene encoding 2-succinyl-5-enolpyruvyl-6-hydroxy-3-cyclohexene-1-carboxylic-acid synthase encodes MNHIKALTDFTASFINEMNKSGITDVVVSPGSRSTPMAMLMAEHPNINLYINVDERSAGFFALGMAKASKKPVALLCTSGTAAANYFPAIVEAEISRVPLLVLTADRPHELRNVGAPQAIDQIHLYGQHVKWFNEMALPEEGESAMKYVTAAARRAVSTSLCKPAGPVHLNFPFREPLIPDLDSLPYQSVKTEVTSIPGVMEGRRQIDPKQVEGLLDLLLHEEEGVIVCGPIDDPEFSKEVIHLAEFLGYPILADPLSQLRSGHESPQIILEGYDAILRSVDAKNELQPKVVIRFGAMPVSKSTMQFMQGLTEASHIVVDSGGGWRDPSSMSTVMIYGGEAEFCKTISAIKNEIARKSGWLSKWQAMNEIAVRNLQEVKAIEEIDEGKIFCELAKLLPNESALFIGNSMPIRDVDTFFFKTNKNITLYANRGANGIDGVVSSALGASVYNEPMFLVIGDLSFFHDMNGLLAARMNELNLSIILINNNGGGIFSYLPQAQHAKHFEKLFGTPLNMEFKAAGELYGASYAKVNDWNDFEVFVSEAANTKGISIIEVPTDRQKNVQAHRKLWNCVSREISDYLKSVE; translated from the coding sequence ATGAATCATATTAAAGCATTGACGGATTTTACTGCTTCATTCATTAATGAAATGAATAAGTCCGGCATAACGGATGTCGTGGTAAGTCCTGGTTCCCGTTCAACACCTATGGCCATGTTGATGGCAGAACATCCAAACATCAACCTTTATATAAATGTAGATGAAAGATCGGCCGGTTTTTTTGCCTTAGGCATGGCAAAAGCTTCGAAAAAACCTGTCGCACTTCTCTGCACGTCGGGAACAGCGGCGGCAAATTATTTTCCAGCCATTGTGGAAGCGGAAATATCGCGGGTCCCCTTATTGGTGCTGACCGCTGACAGGCCGCATGAGCTTAGAAATGTCGGTGCTCCTCAGGCAATCGATCAAATTCATTTATATGGACAGCATGTAAAATGGTTCAATGAAATGGCGCTCCCGGAAGAAGGGGAATCAGCGATGAAATATGTCACTGCCGCAGCCAGAAGAGCCGTCTCGACTTCATTATGCAAGCCGGCTGGTCCTGTCCATTTGAACTTTCCTTTTCGAGAACCGCTCATTCCAGACTTGGATTCATTGCCTTATCAATCCGTCAAAACAGAAGTGACATCCATTCCTGGTGTGATGGAAGGAAGAAGACAGATTGATCCGAAACAGGTGGAAGGACTATTGGATCTCTTACTCCATGAAGAAGAAGGAGTGATTGTCTGCGGACCAATCGATGACCCCGAATTTTCAAAAGAAGTCATCCATCTGGCAGAATTTTTGGGGTATCCTATTTTGGCAGACCCTTTATCACAGCTAAGATCTGGCCATGAAAGCCCGCAAATCATCCTTGAAGGGTACGATGCCATCTTGCGGAGTGTCGACGCAAAGAATGAATTACAGCCGAAAGTTGTTATCCGATTTGGCGCAATGCCGGTTTCGAAATCAACCATGCAGTTTATGCAAGGACTGACAGAGGCATCCCATATCGTAGTCGACAGCGGAGGAGGCTGGAGGGATCCTTCATCGATGTCAACGGTCATGATATATGGTGGTGAAGCTGAATTTTGCAAAACAATCTCAGCTATAAAGAATGAAATTGCGAGGAAAAGCGGTTGGTTATCCAAATGGCAGGCAATGAATGAGATTGCTGTCAGAAATCTGCAGGAAGTTAAGGCGATTGAAGAAATAGATGAAGGCAAGATTTTTTGTGAATTGGCAAAGCTTCTTCCGAATGAAAGCGCACTTTTTATCGGGAACAGCATGCCGATTCGGGATGTAGACACATTTTTCTTTAAAACGAATAAAAATATCACTTTATATGCAAATCGTGGAGCCAATGGGATCGATGGAGTTGTATCAAGCGCATTGGGAGCGAGTGTCTATAATGAACCAATGTTTCTAGTGATTGGAGACTTATCTTTCTTTCACGATATGAATGGTCTTCTCGCTGCCAGGATGAATGAATTGAATTTGTCGATTATCCTGATCAACAACAATGGCGGAGGGATATTCTCATATTTACCGCAGGCCCAGCACGCGAAGCACTTTGAAAAATTATTCGGCACTCCATTGAACATGGAATTTAAAGCAGCTGGAGAGCTCTATGGTGCATCATATGCCAAAGTGAATGATTGGAATGATTTCGAAGTATTTGTCTCCGAGGCGGCAAATACTAAAGGTATATCCATTATTGAGGTCCCTACCGACAGGCAAAAAAATGTCCAAGCACATCGGAAATTGTGGAATTGTGTTTCCCGGGAAATTAGCGATTATTTAAAGAGTGTCGAATAA
- the menH gene encoding 2-succinyl-6-hydroxy-2,4-cyclohexadiene-1-carboxylate synthase, with translation MKINIKSVQYHVDVVGAGDPIVLLHGFTGDGTTWSETVRHISHHHKVILIDIIGHGKSDAPTNLERYDIQCAAEDLAEILNNLNIKKADFLGYSMGGRLALTFAILFPTRVNRLILESSTPGIKSEMERSERRQKDSALARRILDEGMVAFVDYWEDIPLFSSQKRLPEEVQKNIRMQRLGNSPIGLSNSLLGMGTGSQPSWWERLNAIELPVLITAGGLDRKFCLIGKDMQDHLKNAQYKEIPHCGHAIHVEDPQKFGTIIEEFLNNT, from the coding sequence ATGAAGATAAATATCAAAAGTGTTCAATATCATGTCGATGTAGTTGGAGCGGGTGATCCCATTGTATTGCTTCACGGATTTACAGGGGATGGAACTACTTGGTCTGAAACAGTTCGACACATTTCCCATCATCATAAGGTAATATTAATTGATATCATAGGACACGGGAAAAGCGATGCCCCCACTAATCTTGAGCGTTATGATATTCAGTGTGCTGCTGAGGACCTAGCAGAAATATTAAACAATCTTAATATCAAAAAAGCCGACTTTTTGGGGTATTCGATGGGAGGAAGGCTCGCATTGACATTTGCCATCCTCTTTCCGACGAGAGTGAATAGGCTGATTCTCGAAAGCTCGACACCTGGGATAAAGAGTGAAATGGAGCGCAGTGAACGCAGGCAGAAAGACTCTGCCCTTGCTCGCAGGATCCTTGATGAAGGAATGGTGGCATTTGTTGATTATTGGGAGGACATTCCCTTATTTTCATCTCAAAAACGCCTTCCTGAAGAGGTACAGAAGAACATAAGAATGCAAAGGCTTGGAAATTCACCAATCGGTTTGTCCAATAGTTTGCTTGGTATGGGAACAGGTTCCCAGCCAAGCTGGTGGGAACGACTGAATGCCATCGAGCTTCCAGTTCTAATTACAGCCGGTGGATTAGATAGGAAGTTTTGCTTGATCGGAAAAGATATGCAGGATCATTTGAAAAATGCTCAATATAAGGAAATTCCTCATTGCGGGCATGCAATTCATGTGGAAGATCCGCAAAAGTTTGGTACAATAATAGAAGAGTTTTTAAATAATACATAA
- the menB gene encoding 1,4-dihydroxy-2-naphthoyl-CoA synthase gives MAIEWVAERKYEEILYETYNGIAKITINRPEKRNAFTPRTVAELIDAFAYARDDSNVGVIILAGAGDLAFCSGGDQSVRGHGGYVGEDQIPRLNVLDLQRLIRVIPKPVIAMVSGYAIGGGHVLHVVCDLTIAADNAIFGQTGPKVGSFDAGYGAGYLARIVGHKKAKEIWYLCRQYNAQEALEMGLVNTVVPLEQLEEETVKWAEEMLEKSPTALRFLKAAFNADTDGLAGLQQLAGDATLLYYTTDEAKEGRDSFKEKRKPDFGQFPRFP, from the coding sequence ATGGCAATTGAATGGGTAGCAGAAAGAAAATATGAAGAAATTCTATATGAAACTTATAATGGGATCGCAAAAATCACGATCAATCGTCCTGAAAAGAGAAATGCATTTACACCAAGGACAGTAGCAGAATTGATCGATGCATTTGCATATGCGAGAGATGATTCCAACGTCGGTGTCATCATCTTGGCTGGTGCAGGCGATTTAGCCTTCTGTTCAGGCGGTGACCAATCTGTCCGTGGACATGGTGGATACGTAGGAGAAGATCAAATCCCTCGCTTGAATGTCCTCGACTTGCAGCGTTTGATCCGCGTCATTCCAAAACCGGTCATTGCGATGGTTTCAGGATATGCGATCGGCGGCGGCCATGTACTTCATGTTGTCTGCGATCTTACGATTGCAGCAGACAATGCGATCTTCGGCCAGACAGGACCAAAAGTCGGCAGCTTCGATGCTGGATACGGTGCAGGTTATTTGGCCCGAATCGTTGGACATAAGAAAGCAAAAGAAATCTGGTACCTATGCCGCCAATACAATGCTCAGGAAGCATTGGAAATGGGCTTGGTCAATACAGTCGTACCATTGGAGCAATTAGAAGAAGAAACCGTCAAATGGGCTGAAGAAATGCTTGAAAAGAGCCCGACTGCCCTACGCTTCTTGAAAGCGGCATTCAACGCAGATACAGATGGACTTGCAGGACTCCAGCAGCTTGCAGGAGACGCAACATTGCTATACTATACAACAGACGAAGCAAAAGAAGGACGCGACTCCTTCAAAGAAAAACGCAAACCAGACTTCGGCCAATTCCCAAGATTCCCTTAA
- a CDS encoding o-succinylbenzoate--CoA ligase, translating to MEQRLPNWLKQRAYLTPNRKAVIFQGKSLTFEELYNEAVLTAKKISSLSIREEDTAAILLSNHMDTFITIHALQQLNVRTVFLNLRLTPPELAWQLKDAGVNLLITETQFMSKKDEIHSILPNLHVKTLEEISSSNPDEVSIRDEFSTQDVCSIMYTSGTTGNPKGVLQSYGNHWWSAIGSSLNLGIRDNDVWGCAVPLFHISGLSILMRGVIYGMTVMLYPQFEPNEMNTHLKQGRLTIISVVSAMLQRMLNDLNEERYHPSFRCMLLGGGPAPLPILQACMDQNIPVFQTYGMTETSSQIVTLAPEDSLRKVGSAGKPLFPCQLKIENSDGGQALPMEAGEIIVKGPNVTSGYLKREDANRTSFTDGWFKTGDIGYLDEEGFLFVLDRRSDLIISGGENIYPAEIESVLLSHPSIADAGVKGMHDPDWGEVPFAFVVIKEAVTEMDIIRFCMDRLAKYKVPKKVHFVSELPRNASNKLLRRELPLLIE from the coding sequence ATGGAACAGAGATTACCGAACTGGCTCAAGCAAAGAGCTTATTTAACGCCAAATAGAAAGGCAGTTATCTTTCAAGGGAAATCCCTCACATTTGAAGAACTATATAATGAAGCCGTATTGACTGCTAAAAAAATCTCCTCTCTATCCATCAGGGAAGAAGATACTGCAGCCATTCTTCTATCCAATCACATGGATACATTCATTACCATCCACGCTTTGCAGCAATTGAATGTAAGGACGGTATTTCTGAATCTTCGTCTTACCCCACCTGAATTGGCATGGCAGCTGAAGGACGCCGGTGTCAATCTCCTGATCACTGAAACTCAATTTATGTCAAAAAAAGATGAAATCCATTCAATTCTTCCGAATCTTCATGTAAAAACTCTTGAAGAGATAAGTTCCAGCAATCCTGATGAAGTTTCCATCAGAGACGAGTTTTCCACTCAAGATGTGTGTTCCATCATGTATACATCTGGAACGACGGGGAATCCAAAAGGTGTTCTTCAGAGCTACGGAAACCATTGGTGGAGTGCGATCGGATCATCATTGAACCTTGGGATTCGAGACAATGATGTATGGGGATGTGCCGTTCCATTATTCCATATCAGTGGCCTATCCATATTGATGAGAGGCGTTATTTATGGAATGACAGTCATGCTGTATCCCCAGTTTGAACCGAATGAAATGAATACACATCTTAAACAAGGAAGATTGACCATTATATCGGTAGTCAGTGCCATGCTGCAAAGGATGTTGAATGACTTGAATGAAGAGCGGTACCATCCATCCTTCAGGTGTATGCTGCTTGGAGGCGGTCCTGCACCTCTTCCTATCCTTCAGGCATGTATGGATCAGAATATACCAGTGTTCCAGACATATGGGATGACAGAAACATCTTCTCAGATTGTCACACTTGCTCCAGAGGATAGCCTAAGAAAGGTCGGCTCCGCCGGTAAACCGTTATTTCCCTGTCAATTAAAAATTGAGAACAGCGACGGCGGACAAGCTCTCCCGATGGAAGCGGGTGAAATTATCGTTAAGGGTCCAAATGTGACAAGTGGATATTTAAAGAGGGAGGATGCCAATCGGACTTCATTCACAGACGGCTGGTTTAAGACTGGAGATATTGGCTACTTGGATGAGGAAGGTTTCTTATTCGTGCTTGATCGACGTTCAGATCTCATCATATCCGGAGGAGAGAACATTTATCCAGCCGAAATCGAGAGTGTACTGCTTTCACATCCTTCCATCGCTGATGCTGGCGTAAAGGGAATGCATGACCCTGACTGGGGAGAGGTCCCATTTGCATTTGTCGTAATAAAAGAAGCTGTAACAGAGATGGATATCATTCGATTTTGTATGGACAGACTGGCAAAATATAAGGTCCCTAAAAAGGTGCATTTTGTTAGCGAACTCCCTCGCAATGCATCTAATAAGCTGCTGAGGCGGGAACTGCCTTTGCTGATCGAATGA
- the menC gene encoding o-succinylbenzoate synthase, with protein sequence MMIKHINLHVIEMPLKQPFITHLEKVSKRRGIIVEVVDETGLKGYGEAVAFTTPWYTEETVQTCFHMLKDVLVPQLLKEMITSPRAFHKRFHPIRRNHMAKAALDMALCDLEAKKQDIPLWQWLGGVNQQVPAGVVVAADSAEAAIIQIHQYVDQGYERVKIKVSPERDIDLLKRIRAKFPDLDIMADANSAYTLEDIDKLVALGQFNLLMIEQPLGVDDIVDHAELQQKVETPICLDESIVTFHDAESAIKLGACQVMNLKIGRVGGLLPAKQIHDLCLHNGIKVWCGGMIEFGISRAHNLALSTLEGFSMPGDLSSSSRFWEEDIITPAIEVVNGKVTAPMKPGIGFDINEKRLEEVTVLKEKLNRI encoded by the coding sequence ATGATGATTAAGCATATAAATCTTCACGTTATCGAAATGCCTTTGAAGCAGCCTTTTATTACCCATCTTGAAAAGGTTTCAAAAAGGAGAGGGATCATTGTAGAGGTGGTTGATGAAACTGGATTGAAGGGCTATGGGGAAGCGGTCGCTTTCACCACACCATGGTACACAGAAGAAACCGTCCAAACCTGCTTTCATATGCTTAAAGACGTGCTTGTCCCTCAACTGCTGAAAGAAATGATAACAAGCCCAAGAGCATTTCACAAAAGGTTCCATCCTATCAGGCGGAACCATATGGCCAAGGCAGCGCTGGATATGGCTTTATGCGATTTAGAAGCAAAGAAGCAAGACATCCCTTTATGGCAATGGCTGGGTGGAGTCAATCAGCAGGTTCCGGCAGGGGTAGTGGTGGCAGCGGACTCGGCAGAAGCAGCTATTATTCAGATTCATCAGTATGTGGATCAAGGTTATGAACGGGTGAAAATTAAGGTTTCTCCGGAGCGGGATATTGATCTATTAAAGAGAATCCGGGCGAAATTCCCTGACCTGGACATCATGGCCGATGCTAATTCAGCATATACACTGGAAGATATTGATAAGTTAGTGGCCTTAGGTCAGTTCAATCTTCTAATGATTGAACAGCCGTTGGGGGTGGATGATATTGTCGATCATGCTGAACTGCAGCAGAAAGTTGAAACCCCTATTTGCCTGGATGAAAGCATAGTGACCTTTCATGATGCTGAAAGTGCCATTAAGCTCGGGGCCTGCCAGGTAATGAATTTAAAGATCGGACGTGTCGGAGGTCTTCTTCCGGCTAAACAAATTCATGATCTTTGCCTGCACAATGGAATTAAAGTATGGTGTGGAGGAATGATCGAATTTGGAATTTCAAGGGCGCACAACCTTGCCTTGTCCACTTTGGAAGGTTTCTCGATGCCGGGCGATCTGTCTTCCTCAAGTCGGTTTTGGGAAGAAGATATCATTACACCAGCAATCGAGGTAGTCAATGGGAAAGTGACGGCTCCGATGAAACCGGGAATCGGTTTTGATATCAATGAGAAAAGACTTGAAGAAGTCACGGTATTGAAGGAAAAATTGAATCGGATATAA
- a CDS encoding DUF1540 domain-containing protein, which produces MAQDVLCEVHNCSYWKNGNKCGADQIYVVSHTGNHADDSYETDCKTFEPKLS; this is translated from the coding sequence TTGGCACAAGACGTGTTATGTGAAGTTCACAATTGCAGTTATTGGAAAAACGGCAATAAATGTGGGGCTGATCAAATTTACGTTGTAAGCCACACAGGGAACCATGCCGATGATTCCTATGAAACAGATTGTAAAACATTTGAACCTAAGCTGTCATAG
- a CDS encoding cytochrome d ubiquinol oxidase subunit II, with product MTNALIAITILWGFVFIYAVMATMDFGAGFWSMVYYNRDKTKATNIANRYLSPTWEVTNVFIVNIVVGVYSLFPGAAYTLGTVLLIPGSIILLLLSIRSAFLVFSHVADDYRKILTYISGISGIIIPAFLISVLPVSHGGFVDFTDGKHILLLKDLFTSPNEYAFIAFAICSTLFLSSLLLADYSKAAKERDAYEVYRRDSMILGPITLASAFLIMLTLRTESTWLYEKMMDHLPLLLTSLFFFIVGGLAIYLPKDKNGIKGYPRLAVISVTLQYMIASYVYGHAHLPYFIYPGLTIESGFTDPSSFRAVFTIYIVGFLILFPGFVYFWSLFMKDKRYVRQKTE from the coding sequence ATGACGAATGCGCTCATTGCCATTACAATACTTTGGGGATTTGTTTTCATTTATGCAGTAATGGCGACAATGGACTTTGGAGCTGGGTTTTGGTCGATGGTTTATTATAACCGGGATAAAACCAAAGCAACCAATATCGCCAACAGGTATCTTTCCCCTACCTGGGAAGTCACGAATGTGTTCATTGTCAATATCGTCGTTGGGGTTTACAGTCTTTTTCCTGGTGCCGCCTATACACTCGGCACCGTTCTTTTGATCCCTGGAAGCATTATTTTGCTTCTTCTCTCCATACGAAGCGCTTTCCTGGTATTCTCACATGTTGCCGATGACTACAGAAAAATTTTAACCTATATCTCTGGCATATCCGGCATCATTATCCCGGCATTTTTGATCAGTGTACTGCCTGTTTCTCACGGAGGTTTTGTGGATTTTACAGATGGCAAGCATATCCTACTTCTCAAGGATCTTTTTACAAGTCCGAATGAATATGCGTTCATCGCCTTCGCCATATGCAGCACACTTTTTCTATCCTCCCTGCTTCTAGCTGATTATTCCAAAGCGGCAAAGGAAAGGGATGCCTATGAGGTCTATCGGAGAGATTCGATGATACTTGGCCCAATCACCTTGGCGTCTGCATTTTTAATCATGCTCACATTAAGGACAGAGTCGACTTGGCTTTATGAAAAAATGATGGATCACCTGCCACTGCTGCTGACATCGCTTTTCTTTTTCATCGTTGGCGGCCTTGCCATCTATTTGCCTAAGGACAAAAATGGCATCAAAGGTTATCCACGCCTGGCCGTGATCTCTGTCACCCTTCAATATATGATCGCCAGCTACGTATACGGGCATGCCCATTTGCCTTATTTTATTTATCCGGGTCTGACGATAGAATCAGGGTTTACCGATCCAAGTTCATTCAGGGCAGTATTCACCATTTACATTGTCGGATTCCTTATTCTATTTCCGGGATTCGTGTATTTTTGGAGTTTATTCATGAAAGACAAGCGATATGTGCGTCAAAAAACAGAATAG
- a CDS encoding cytochrome ubiquinol oxidase subunit I has translation MDDLTIARSLFGTTMAFHIIFATLGVGIPLMVLVAEILYQRTKDAEYAIMGKRWTRAFAVLLGVGIPSGTIAGVQLSLLWPGFMEVIGRVMALPFQIEMYAFFIEALFMSIYVYAANRILPWMRILSLVLVVIGGLASAVLITNVHAFEGTPAGFKIVNGRITDIDPWAAFFNPSFFVTAGHVGLSAYVTGAFTIASVSAYKMLKCDFGSKIYKFHHKALMLCLLTGGIFAFLTAINGHESAQGLHEYQPEKLAAAEGLFVTQSHAPLAIGGFTDRKSEEVKWAIEVPWALSFLAGNSFDTEVKGLHDFPENDWPPLFVHTLFNAMVGIGSLLILVALAAYVWNKLMKKERFLKWMLWVFVFTGPLAILGIEFGWIFACTGRQPWTIYHILTTADSVTTSGNIATLFALFTGMYLILGIAVVLVLLYYFKRHPAEKELENEDDAGVSIYT, from the coding sequence ATGGATGATTTGACGATTGCCCGATCTCTATTTGGTACGACTATGGCTTTTCATATCATTTTTGCCACACTTGGTGTAGGGATTCCTTTAATGGTCCTTGTTGCAGAAATTCTTTATCAAAGAACAAAGGATGCTGAATATGCCATCATGGGAAAAAGATGGACACGCGCTTTCGCTGTTTTACTCGGTGTCGGCATTCCCTCCGGAACGATCGCAGGTGTGCAGTTATCACTCCTCTGGCCCGGGTTCATGGAGGTTATCGGAAGAGTCATGGCGCTACCATTTCAAATCGAGATGTATGCTTTTTTCATTGAAGCACTATTTATGTCGATTTACGTATATGCAGCCAACCGGATTCTACCATGGATGCGAATCCTCAGTCTCGTCCTCGTGGTGATCGGCGGCCTTGCCTCAGCAGTATTGATTACAAATGTACATGCATTCGAAGGAACACCTGCAGGCTTTAAAATCGTCAATGGCCGCATCACGGACATAGATCCATGGGCTGCTTTTTTCAACCCAAGCTTTTTTGTGACAGCTGGACATGTCGGACTGTCCGCTTATGTGACCGGAGCATTCACGATTGCGTCGGTATCGGCCTATAAAATGTTGAAGTGTGACTTCGGAAGCAAGATCTATAAATTCCATCACAAAGCACTGATGCTGTGCCTTTTGACAGGCGGAATCTTCGCATTCCTGACTGCGATCAATGGTCATGAATCCGCCCAGGGGCTTCACGAATACCAACCGGAAAAACTTGCAGCTGCAGAAGGATTATTTGTGACACAGTCACATGCACCATTGGCTATAGGCGGTTTCACCGATCGTAAAAGCGAAGAAGTGAAATGGGCGATCGAGGTCCCTTGGGCCTTGAGTTTCCTGGCCGGAAATAGCTTCGATACCGAAGTGAAAGGATTGCATGATTTTCCGGAAAATGATTGGCCACCACTCTTCGTGCATACCCTTTTCAACGCCATGGTGGGAATCGGAAGTTTATTGATTTTAGTTGCTTTGGCTGCATATGTCTGGAACAAATTGATGAAAAAAGAACGATTTTTAAAATGGATGCTCTGGGTTTTTGTATTTACCGGCCCTCTTGCCATCCTGGGAATTGAGTTTGGATGGATTTTTGCCTGTACTGGAAGACAGCCATGGACGATCTATCATATTTTAACGACCGCCGACTCGGTTACCACCTCCGGGAATATCGCGACGCTCTTCGCACTGTTTACCGGGATGTATCTCATTTTGGGAATTGCAGTAGTATTGGTATTGCTTTATTACTTCAAAAGGCATCCAGCAGAAAAAGAGCTTGAAAATGAAGATGATGCAGGTGTTTCCATTTACACATAG